Sequence from the Equus quagga isolate Etosha38 chromosome 15, UCLA_HA_Equagga_1.0, whole genome shotgun sequence genome:
CCTATGACCTCCCAACCCCACCTGGGGAAAAGAAAGGTACTAGGATGGGGAAGGGACCCCCCACTCTTCATCCTcctcagctgctgctgcttctgttttTACCCCTTCTTGCTCTGTCTTGCTCCCACTACTTTGCTTGGTGAGGATTTGCAGAGGCCCAGGTCCTTCTCTGCTGGCCCATCATCCCCTTCCCAGCTGCTCCTAGCCTCAGCACCgacccttcccttcctctcccccagaTGTCAGTGGCACCATGCCTGACTCCTACAGCCCTCAGTATGTGGAGGCTGCCTGGTACCCTTGGTGGGAGCAGCAGGGCTTCTTCAAGCCGGAGTACGGGGTGAGTGGGCACTGCTGCCCAAGGCTGGAGGGGATGGGGCGGGGAAGGACAGGGCTGAAGGATACATTGCCCTGGAGGGGCCTGGGAGAGGTGACATGAAGCCTTAGCTTGAGCCCATCCTTTCTCCCCACCAGCGTTCCAGTGTGTCAGCACCAAATCCCCGGGGCATCTTCATGATGTGCATCCCACCCCCCAACGTGACAGGCTCCCTGCACCTGGGCCACGCGCTCACCAATGCCATCCAGGACTCCCTGACCCGATGGTGAGCTCCTGTCCTCCCCTCCACTGGTTATGTCTGCCCTCTCTGGCTCTCCACTCGTGTTCCTTTCTTTGCTGACTGGGGccctccatcctctccttcccTAATGGCCCTCAGCTCTGCCCCCTGGTGGTGGTATACTTCTCTCCATCATTTCCCTCTGATCACTTAGCATCCTGCCCTAGGCAAATAACCAACATCCCCACTTGCAGACTCTCTTCTCTTGCtactaaaaataacattattttgaatttaacaaGAAGTATGTCAATATATTCTTGTAAAAATTTAAAGCTTCAGATTTCCTGACCACACCCTCCAGACTTACTCCCTCTCAAGAATTAGCCGTTGTTACCACTTTGATGTAGATCTTTCCTATTTACTTACACGTACATGCACCCATAGAaacttatagttttcctttttggcgggcttttcctttttttttttttctttttaaagattttatttttttcctttttctccccaaagctccccagtacatagttgtatattcttcgttgtgggtccttctagttgtggcatgtgggatgctgcctcagcgtggcttgatgagcagtgccatgtccgtgcccaggattcaaaccaacgaaatactgggccgcctgcagcggagtgcatgaacttaaccactcggccacggggccagcccctgcgcaggcttttcttttctattctttaacATAAAGGGCTAAACCAAATGTTAGTCTACAACTTTCTTCTTACACTTAGTTTATCTTAGAGACCTTCCCTTATCTTTATTCATAGACTGACTTCATGCTCTTTCGTTGCTCCGCAGTATTCCGTAGCGTGACTGGACCATAATAGAGTGACTTTTTTATTAATGGTTGTTcctaatttttctctgttgaaaaCCTTGCTGGAATGCGCAGTCTTGTACATGCTTTCTCAAGCACATGTGAAGAGTTCTCTGGTGCAGCTACCAGGAAGTGAAACTGCTCCATCGCAGGGGCATGGCTATATTAAGTACGAATAGAAGCTGCCAAGTGGCCCTCCGAAACAGCCGTACTGATTTACACCTCCGAGACTTGCCCATGAGGGTACTCATTTCCTCATGCCCTTGCCGACCCTGGACATCATCGCTCTTCCTTTGCCAGTCGGCTTAgcagtgagcctgtgcctctccCTGTTTCTTGGCCAGTCAGGTTTCCCCTTATATAAACTGCACTTATCTTTAGCCCATTGTTCTAttgattctttgttgtttttttccttcattggtTTACTGGGAGATTCTTTCCATATTCCAGGTATTGATTTTTTCGTTTGGTGTAtatattgtaaatgttttctcctgTTCTAGCACATGCTTCCCGTCAAccctgttaatattttaattagttaACAGCTACAAAGTCTACTATTCCAGGTgataaatgccttttaaaaagtattttaaaacaactttttatcTTTGGAGACCACGGtctatttattatctttaaattttgagAAGTTTTTCTGGTGACCTacttattaaattaatttagtcaaaaagtatttattggacATCACTATGTGccagctctgctctgggcacCGGAGATACAATGTCAGATTTAGCATTTTGCAAGGGAATTGAGAGCTAGAAAAACAGAGTTGTATTAAATATCTACACCATATAATGGCCAAGTTATTTACATAACACTTCTTACAAAGCTCTTAAAGTAGCAATATTTTTTCTGATGGACatggtttaaataaaatgttagaaactCCCACTTCTTAAATGGAATAGGTTTATATCAACATTGTAGAAGCAAAAATACCACGTGACAAACAGCCTTGAATATCTCCACCAAcgaaacattataaaaatgaaattaaagagagttgtatatctatatttttccctttttattcctaGAGGAGAGAATAGGGTATTTTTCTACGAACATCCatgatattttattgatttattttttgccaaGTTAATCTGAGCCCCAAGAGATACTTTTTAGGGAAAcactatttttatcttcatttctcaTGCTTTACgtctttaataataatatctaacaatATCTTGGAATTCATAAAATATGTTCATATAAGCAACATTTCTGAGTATCTATTATCTGCAAGAGAACGGAGTTGCTACAGTCCTTGTCCCCAAGGAGATCTGAACACAGTGGGGATAAACAGACTTATAAAGTAATGAATGTAATACACTTTGATGAGTCATTGAAAATAGCGTATGAATGCAGTGTTATTGTGTTTCTATAGTAATTTCCTCTCCCCGCCTTTAATGTGCCTAGTGATTCTAAAAGGTCACCACAAGGTTCACTAGCGTTTAATGCTTTCTGTACCACATCAAATAGAGCTTAAGAGTAAACTGCATGTACTTCTACCAGAGAGTGGGGGCTGGAGACCCACGATGTTACTCACTTTCTCTAATTCATCTCCTCATTAATTCCCTAAAACATTTCTAGCTTGCAATCATTTTCTCCAAAACAGTCTATCACTTGTTATTAACTTCAGAGGATTTGTTgttctggggttttgttttgATCTAGTCAGTTTACCAACGTTCTTTGTGATTTTATCTGTTCTGTCTTGATAAGGAAGGCTTCTCCTACCTCAAAGTTACAAACATGTTCACctgtgttgttttttcttttttttggaaactATGTCATTTTCTGAtgcttttctcattgttttgttttcttattttgagttCTTTAATCTGACTAAAGTTTATTTCTGTGAATATGGGGAAGTAGAGGGATTTTTCCCTACTAATTAGCTAGTTGTCCCAAACAAATTTGTTGAATAGTTTGTCCTTCCCCTACTGATAAGGAAATGCCATCTTTCACAGCAACTAAATCTGCTTGGATCTGTTTCCAGTGGCTGGTTTGTTTCCCCAGTCTGTAACTTTGTTCCCATACAGTAACTTCCTGTTTTAACAGTCCTAACTTTCTCCTGTGTTCCATCTAATTGGGCAAGAGGCtcctctttgttcttctcttgccAAATTGCCTAGACTGTCCTTACTTATTTCCTCTCCCTGACTATAATTTTAGAATCGGGAGggtccctccccactgcccctttTTTTCCTGAGTCCATTGACTCCCTGTCTAGAAGCCCCTTCTTCCTTTGGTGCCAGGCTCTACCTGCCTGCTCACCTCTGGTCCTCCATGCTCCTCCTACAGGCACCGAATGCGGGGAGAGACCACCCTGTGGAACCCCGGCTGTGACCATGCGGGCATTGCCACTCAGGTGGTGGTGGAGAAGAAACTCTGGCGCGAGCAGGGGCTGAGCCGGCACCAACTGGGCCGAGAGGCCTTTCTCCGGGAGGTCTGGAAGTGGAAAGAGGAGTGAGTGTGCAGCCGCCCTGTGGGCATCGTAGCCCTGGCTCCCTGTCCCCTGTCCAGATAAGACCTCTGTCACCTGCGATCCTGGCTGCAGGGTCAGACCCCCTTACAGAGATTTGGTTGGCTCTGGGGCCCAGGTCAATTTCAGAGGGATGAGTGATCCCTACGCTGCCCCATGAGCCACCCAATGTCTCCCCCTAGCTCAGGCCTGCATGCTGATCTTGGCCTGTCTGTCCACTTCCAGGAAAGGTGACCGGATTTACCACCAGCTGAAGAAGCTCGGCAGCTCCTTGGACTGGAATCGAGCCTGTTTCACCATGGACCCTGTGAGCAGGAGGGTCTCAGGGCTGGGCAGGAGTGGGAGGCTCCCCAAGTGGCTCCCCCGCAGAAGAGAGTACACGTGCCGTGGCTCTCCCCAAGAGGCGAGCCCATTCAGAGGACACCACTAAGGTCTTGGCTGTAAATGCCACTTCTCGCCCCACGTCACAGTGCCACTCCAGGAGCTCAGATTCTTCCAGGCAGCACATGATGGGGCCTCACCCTCCCTGGGAGCCTGAGCTCCTAGGATTCTCTGCACCAGCACCTGTCCACACCGAAATAGCTTCCCCGCCATCTCCAGCCTCATCAGGCTTGTTGCCTGCCGTTGTGTTCCCAttgtcccctctcctcctcaaGAAAAGTACTTCCCCCCTCCAGCCCTCAAAGGGGTCAGTGTGCTGGGTGGTGGGACTTTGGACAGGCCGGGTCTCACTGTACCCTCCTGCCTTAGTGAGTCTGCCTGGGCCCCTAGGCCCATCTCTGATTTCCCCCTGCTCCCCCTAGAAACTGTCAGCAGCTGTGACAGAGGCCTTTGTCCGGCTCCACGAGGAAGGAGTCATCTACCGCAGTACCCGCCTTGTCAACTGGTCCTGCACCCTCAACTCCGCCATCTCCGACATTGAGGTATGCCCCCTGCCCAGGCTCCCTCCATCTCTACCGCAGCCCCATCCCCTGGGCCGCCTCTCTTAATACCCATCTCACAGGTGGATAAGAAGGAGCTGACAGGTCGCACCCTGCTCTCCGTGCCTGGCTACAAGGAGAAGGTGGAGTTTGGGGTCCTTGTCTCCTTTGCCTACAAGGTCCAAGGCTCAGGTAGGAGCCAGGGCAACAGGACTCTGGGCTGGGTGGGTTAGGGgtgggaaggggccagccccatgaccacaAGGCCTCCTGTCACCCCAGATAGTGACGAAGAGGTGGTGGTGGCGACAACTCGGATTGAGACAATGCTGGGAGATGTGGCTGTAGCTGTCCATCCCAAAGATCCCAGATACCAGGTATGGTGAGGGTGCTGCCCACAGTTGGGGGATGAATACTGGCTGAAAAGGAGCTCCCATACTATTTGTGAGGGTGGGATGGGGACTGAGTCCCTCTGGCTGAGGGGAGAGAATCGGATTAGAAACTCATCTTTGGGCTCTTTTCTGGCCCTGAAGATGGAATTTGGGTGTTGGGACAGTCACggtctggggttggggggagttgGGCCCAGCCTGTCACGCATTTTTAACatctccctctgtccccagcacctgAAGGGGAAGAGTGTGATCCACCCATTCCTGTCCCGGAGCCTCCCCATTGTCTTTGATGATTTTGTGGACATGGAGTTTGGCACAGGTGAGCAAGGGACTGGccttggggagaggaaggagcccaTGAGGCACACCCAGCCGTCCATCTTCCCTCTCAAAGAAAATATGCTTCGCCTGAACAGGCAGGGCTTGGGCTGGTTCTTGGGATGTATTGGGGAAGTAGGGGACAGGGGTGGTGTGGGAGCCACATCCTTCAGCAAAAGGGGATGCATGTGGGAAGGGAATCCACTGAGTCCCTCGTGACCCTAGCACCCCCATGTGCACCCCAGGTGCGGTGAAGATCACCCCTGCACATGACCAGAATGACTATGAGGTTGGGCAGCGGCATGGGCTGGAAGCCATCAGCATCATGGACTCCCGAGGGGCCCTTGTCAACGTGCCCCCACCTTTCCTGGTGAGACTGCCTGCAGCGTGGGGGCCGGGCCTAGAGACAACGGGGTTCCTAGGCATGGCCATAATGAGGCCTGTCTCTCACCCAGGGCTTGCCCAGGTTTGAGGCCAGGAAGGCAGTGCTGGCGGCGCTGAAGGAGCAGGGGCTGTTCCGTGACATCAAGGACAACCCCATGGTGGTGCCACTTTGCAAGTGAGGGGACGTGGtcaaggaagcagggaggggagggctccTCAGGGTGCTCCCCACCCAGCCTCCTCACTCACATGTACTTGTAGCCGGTCCAAGGACGTGGTGGAGCCTCTGCTGCGGCCGCAGTGGTACGTGCGCTGTGGGGAGATGGCCCAGGCTGCCAGTGCTGCTGTGACTCGGGGCGACCTCCGCATCCTGCCTGAGGCCCATCAACGGACGTGGCACGCCTGGATGGACAACATCCGGTGCGACAAGCACCTCGATGTGGGGAGGGTGACTGGGCAAGGGGCTGAGCCTGGCACAGGCCAGGGCACCTCCCTCCCCTTGCTgattccctccctttcccctcgCCATTTGCAGGGACTGGTGCATCTCACGGCAGCTGTGGTGGGGCCATCGCATCCCAGCCTACTTCATCACTGTCAATGACCCAGCTGTACCCCCAGGGGAGGTGAGAGCTGGGCCAGAGCTGGATACAGGCACATCTGGGGGAGCTTGGTTGGGGGAGGGGTCAGGGCAAGGCAGAGGCATCCCCTTGGGTACTCACTCCACCTGTGGCAGGACCCTGATGGGCGGTACTGGGTGAGTGGGCGCAGCGAGGCCGAGGCCCTCGAGAAGGCAGCCAAGGAGTTTGGAGTGTCCCCCGACAAGATCAGTCTCCAGCAAGGCAAGGCGGGGCTTGGGGTGGGAGGGCAAAGGTAGGGCTCTGATCCTCACCTCCTggctctgacctctgacctttgGCCTCCCTTAGATGAGGACGTATTGGACACCTGGTTCTCTTCGggcctcttccccttctccatcctggGCTGGCCCAACCAGGTATGTCCCTAAGGCCAGCCCAGGTCGGGTGGGGTCTTGGAGGTGGGTGCGTGGCTCCACATCATGCTCTGCTCTGCCCCTAGTCAGAAGATCTGAGTGTGTTCTACCCGGGGACGCTGCTGGAGACCGGCCATGACATCCTCTTCTTCTGGGTGGCCAGGATGGTGATGCTCGGCCTGAAGCTCACTGGCAGGCTGCCCTTCAGAGAGGTGTGAAGCCTGCTGAGACCCCCTCCCACAGTCCCCACTGCACCTGTCCTCCTGTGCCACAGCTGAGGCTCAGCATGGGTGGGGCACAAGGCAGGGCCTAAGGACAGCTGTGGGCAGGTTGGACCATGGGGCTTGTGGGGGCACAAAGCCAGCCTAGGCTCTGCTCACTGATTCTGTGTCCTGCATTCCCAGAGGAGGGAGTGCCTGTGAGTCTCATAAAGGCACTGAATGGGCTGGCAGGGACACTAAGGGGCCTGAGGTTCAGAGTGGGGCAGACCAGATGCAGGGCCTGGCAGGGGGCATTGGGGTCTAGGTGCAGAGATGCATCCTCATGGGTCTTCCCTTCACCTGCCTCACAGGTGTACCTCCACGCCATCGTGCGAGATGCCCACGGCCGGAAGATGAGCAAGTCTCTAGGCAATGTCATCGACCCTCTGGACGTTATCCATGGAGTCTCCCTGCAGGTGGGGCTGGGCGCTGGGCCAGGTGGGGAagggctgtggggctgtggggctgtggcCACAGCCCCTGACcacactccccctccccctcaggGCCTTCACGACCAGTTACTGAACAGCAACCTGGATCCCAGCGAGGTGGAGAAGGCTAAAGAAGGGCAGGTACAGAGGGTgagcctggggcaggagggtgggcagAGGTGGGTGAGGCTGGCTCCGGACGCCCCCTGACTCCTCCCCACAGAAGGCCGACTTCCCAGCGGGCATTCCCGAGTGTGGCACTGACGCGCTCCGGTTTGGGCTGTGCGCCTACACATCCCAGGGTATGGCCCCCAAAACCTCTCTCAGCCgcatccttcctcctcctctgaggcCCACCCCTCTCCTTGTCCGCCCTGGgcgtgggagggagggagaatagCCAGGACTCACACTCCACCCCAACCCAGGTCGTGACATCAACCTGGATGTGAACCGGATATTAGGATACCGCCACTTCTGCAACAAGCTCTGGAACGCCACCAAGTTTGCCCTCCGTGGCCTTGGGAAGGGTTTTGTGCCCTCACCCACCTCTGAGGTGAGGGCCTGGTAGGCAGCGAAGTGGCCAGCAGCCACACAGGCTGCAGCCCTGCCACTCCAGCTTCAAGCACGGCCCATGCTGTGTCAGGACTGTAGCCACAGAGTTAAgaagcccagccctggcccccaaGGAGCCTCCCTGTAGCTGGGTGGACAGATGGATTCAGGGACAGATGGTTACAGGGAAAGCCCAGGGCGTTGGGTCCTCTCTCAAGGTGGCGGGGAGCCTGTCCCATCTCCCCCAGATACTGGGCACATGGTGGTTGCTCCTGGAACGCCGATTTGCCCATGGTTCCTTCCCCTGTGGGGTTCTGGCCCCCTCCCCTTGGGCATATGGTAGCCCCCTGGCTGATATGCCCCTTTCTCCCAAGCCTGGAGGCCACGAGAGCCTGGTGGACCGCTGGATCCGCAGCCGGCTGACTGAGGCCGTGAGGCTCAGCAACCAAGGTTTCCAGGCCTACGACTTCCCAGCTATCACCACCGCCCAGTACAGCTTCTGGCTGTATGAGCTCTGTGATGTCTACCTGGTAAGGAGGAGCCAAGTGGGGCAGGGGACAGCAGAGCCCTGGGCCTTGCTTTGCCAGTGGTTGGCCATGAGACCTGAGCCAACCTGTCCCCCTCCCAGTCCTCACATGTGCAGCGAGGGCTGCAGGCTAGACCCTTTCCAGCCCTGAGCCCTATGCCTCCCTGTCCCCTAGGAGTGCCTGAAGCCTGTGCTGAATGGAGTGGACCAGGTGGCATCTGAGTGCGCCCGTCAGACCCTCTACACCTGTCTAGACGTTGGCCTGAGGCTGCTCTCACCCTTCATGCCCTTCGTGACCGAGGAGCTGTTCCAGAGGCTGCCCCGGCGGACGCCACAAGCTCCCCCTAGCCTCTGCATTACCCCCTACCCAGAGCCCTCAGAGGTATGGGGTGTGGCCTGGAGGGGGGCTCAGGCCTGTCCCCCAGCCTTCTTCACCACCTCCTCTGCCCCACAGTGCTCCTGGAAAGACCCTGAGGCGGAAGctgccatggagctggccctgagCATCACTCGAGCTGTGCGCTCCCTGCGTGCTGACTACAACCTCACCCGGATCTGGCCTGACTGTGAGCCTCAGGCCCCCATGTTTACCCTGTCCCACTGTCCCTGAGCCCACTCGGGGACCAGTATCCAGCATGGCTGCCTTGTCTCCTGTCTCCTTGGGGCCGGGCTTCACCTTCCTCCCTTTTCTGGCAGGTTTCCTGGAAGTGACTGATGAGGCCACAGGCGCCCTCGCGTCAGCGGTGTCAGGCTATGTGCAGGCGCTGGCCAGCGCGGGTGTGGTGGCTGTCCTGGCTCTGGGGGCTCCTGCACCCCATGGCTGTGCTGTGGCCGTGGCCTCTGACCGCTGCTCCGTTCACCTGCAGCTTCAGGGGCTGGTGGACCCGGCCCGGGAGCTGGGCAAGCTGCAGGCCAAGCGAGGTGAGGCGCAGCGGCAGGCCCAGCGTCTGCGGGAGCGCCGTGCCGCCTCGGGCTACCCTGTCAAGGTGCCCCTCAAAGTCCAGGAGGCAGATGAAGCCAAGGTGTGTGGTGTGGTTGGGCatttccttccccatctcccacACCATCCCCTCCCTCCATCATCAAACCCCACTCCTGCAGCTGCACTCTGTCCAGGCCCCTTGAGCAAGTGGAACCTATGATTCCTCCTCTTGCACATGAGGAACAGCTGGGAGGCAGAGGCACTGCCCAGGGTTATGCAGCAAgttgaagatggaggcagaccAAGAACTAGGTATCCTGCCTCCCAGCCAGACCTCTCATACCcacccagtgcctggaacacggCATCCCACTCTCATGGGGCTGGGCTCAGGACCGTATATAGTTAGAAGCCCACTGGGCTCACCTGGGGATCTGTCCAGGAAGGAGCAGTGGCGTAaaccacacagacacagagggaaacaGGAGTGGAGGCTAAGGGTTACAGAGCCTTGGTGGCTGCGTGGGGTTGTCTCACTTGCTTCTCCCAGTAGCCCTCTCAGGGCAGGCAGCGTCACCATTGCCATTGACAAGTGAAGGCTAAGTGCCTCCCTAGAGCCTGCATTCCCAACGCTGTGCTCCACCACCCGGGTGGGGCTGGGCCACTGGGTGGGGCGCATGGGCTCTGAGGCCCCTTTGTCCTTGAAAACTGACCACTCTGTGGGAAAAGGCAAGACCCAAGAGGCCAGTGATGGTGGACGAGAAGGGGGGGTGCTGGTGGGAAGGCTAGTGAGAATTAGGGGGCAACAGGCCAGCCAAGCACACATAGTCCCCGAATTACTCTCCCTGGCCATAGTCCTCACCCATCTTTCCAATTCTGACCCCTCTGCCATTGTGGGCATTTGGGGGGGTCTCCTCTCTTGGGCCTGGGTCCTCAGCACCCAACACTCCCTTCTTCTACCCCCAGCTGCAACAGACAGAAGCAGAGCTCAGGAAGGTGGACGAGGCCATTGCCCTATTTCAGAAGATGCTGTGATACACCCATCTCCAACCCTCATAACCCCCAGTGGTCCACCAGGGGGGTGgcagcaataaaatattttgccaCAAAACCATCTCTTGACTGTGTGGTGGAGCCAGGGAGGGGGTGTTGGCGCCTGGGTTCTTGAATCCTCAGAGGTGGCTGGTGTGAGTAATGGGAGAGCTGCAGGCTGGGCACCAGGCACCGGTCCCGGTGGGCAGAGAGGTGCATCTATCTGGGTCTGTCCCTGGCACTGAGCCAGGCCTGAGTCACgctgctctctcccttcctcctctcggCTCTTCTCAGCTCTTCTCCACTCATCTCTGCACTGCAGCCAAGGGAGGCCCGCCCTGGTGCCGGCTGCTgcttgtggccttgggcaagcgtGGGTAGAGGGGCTAGGGGCCGCCTGTTGtgcccccaccctcccagggcctccctccccctccactgAGTCCTGCTTGGGTTAATTATAACTCTGACCTAAGTGCCCTGTGACGCCACGCCCAGCTGCCCTGCCGGGAGACCCAGCAACCAGGTAGGGGAGAGGCGTAGAGGGAAGACCCGGACTTCCTGTGCACTAGGGTGTCAGccggtgggtggggagggggattCCGGGGGAGGAGCCACCGACCCCTGTCCTGCAGGTATATGTCTCTGTTGGCCTCATAAGGTCCTCAGGTGTCTGGGTGACGAGGGACAGGGCGGGGAAGGCCAGCTGGAGCAAATAAGGTGCTTGAGACAAAGCGGAAGAAGGGGCCAAAGCAGGTGCACATGGAGACAAACAGAGCCAGGCCTGCCCTGGAATCGCGGCTGCTTCCTCCCCCAGTGAAAGCCTTCTGTTCCCCAGGTCCACGCCTCAGCTATGCTCCTCCTGGAGGAGTCCCTATCCCACCTGGGCCCctcagtgctgctgctgctgcagctgctgttgCCTCCTGCATCTGCCTTCTTCCCCAACATCTGGAGCCTCCTGGCTGCCCCTGGCTCCATCACCCACCAGGACCTGACCGAGGAGGCAGCTCTCAATGTTACCCTGCAGCTCTTCCTGGAGCAGCCACCCCCAGGGCGGCCTCCTCTTCATCTTGAGGACTTCTTGGTGAGTGTCCCTGGGTCCTGTCACACTGCAACCTGATTCCCCGATTCCCTGGGACCTCTACTCCTTGAGGGCCTTGCTTGCCAAGAGAAGGGAcactcccctgccctctcccacctcccctcctgtgCCCCCTGCAGCAACAATACCCAGGAGTCCTGGTCCTAAAATCAGGAGTCCCCCCTCCTTAGAAAGGTCCAGGATTGCCCCTCCCTTGTAGGGGCCAGCACCTTCAATCCCTTCCACACCCAGCCTTGAGCGCCAGTTGCTGAGGAAATGTGGGCAGTGGTCCAATCCAAGGAGCTTCCCTGGACCCCTGTTTCCTACCACTTGCACAGGGCCGCACCCTCCTTGCTGATGACCTCTTTGCCGCCTATTTTGGACCCGGGTTTCCTTCCCGGCGGTTCCGAGCAGCCTTAGGGGAGGTATCTCGTGCCAATGCAGCCCAGGACTTCCTGCCGACTTCCAAGAATGACCCTGACCTGCACTTTGATGCTGAGCGGCTGGGCCAAGGGCACACACGCCTGGTGGGGGCTCTACGGGAGACCCTGGTGGCTGCCAGAGCCCTTGACCACACCCTGGCCCGCCAGCGCCTCGGGGCTGCACTTCATGCCTTGCAGGTGAGAATAGAGTTGGCTAATTAATGGTCAGGGGGGTCTTCACTTCCAGGCTTCCTTTCCCAGGTGGTGCCTTCTTAATCATGCCTCCTCCTTCTCTTGAAGGGATGGGGGCACTGCTTGCCAATGCCCTGAGGCTATTCCTTAGCTCCCTCATTCCAAACTGGCAGTGCTTCCTGCGGGAACAGCCAGGAGGCCATAGCAGCTGGAGAGAAGTGAGGGTGAGAGAGGAAGGCGCTGAGTCAGAGAGGTGGGCCTGGTCAGCCACTGAAAGGCCTTTGGTGGGACTCTGAGTAAGACAGGAAGAAACACTAGGAGACTCCCACTTTGGTAAAGCTCTGCCCTGGGCAATGGGGAGAGAGCAGTGGAGAGGACTGACAATAGTAGGAATGGGAGGAGCTTTCTAGGTGGGGAACTCATAGGAGTGGCAAGTTAGGGCTGGTGTTTATGAGAACAGTCAGACTAGTGCCTTGTTCCCCTTCTCCTCCTATCCCCCGGGACCAGGATTTCTATAGTCACAGCAACTGGGTGGAACTGGGGAAGCAGCAGCCACACCCTCACCTCCTCTGGCCAAGGCGGGAGCTCGGGAGCCTGGCACAAGGTATGGCCATGACCCCAGTGGTTGGGGGGAGCCCACAGAGCCACCTCCTCTCAGCCCATCCAACCACCATGTCACATCCTGAGGTCATATAGAATGTGACATCGCTTCATCTCTGAAATGACCTGTGAGGTCACCCAGTCCAACTAAAAGCCAGCTCAGTTAGGTGGCTTCCCCAAGGTCCCACaggggagggcagagccaggaccaagTCTGCAGACCTCAGT
This genomic interval carries:
- the VARS1 gene encoding valine--tRNA ligase isoform X1, coding for MSILYVSPHPDAFPSLRALIAARYGEAGEGPGWGGAHPRICLQPPPTSRTPFPPPRLPALEQGPGGLWVWGATAVAQLLWPAGLGGPGGSRAAVLVQQWVSYSDTELIPAACGATLPALGLRSSAQDPQAALGALGRALSPLEEWLRLHTYLAGEAPTLADLAAVTALLLPFRYVLDPSARRVWGNVTRWFTTCVQQPEFRAVLGEVVLYSGARPPSQQPGPEVPAPTKTAAQLKKEAKKREKLEKFQQKQKIQQQQPPPGEQKKPKPEKREKRDPGVITYDLPTPPGEKKDVSGTMPDSYSPQYVEAAWYPWWEQQGFFKPEYGRSSVSAPNPRGIFMMCIPPPNVTGSLHLGHALTNAIQDSLTRWHRMRGETTLWNPGCDHAGIATQVVVEKKLWREQGLSRHQLGREAFLREVWKWKEEKGDRIYHQLKKLGSSLDWNRACFTMDPKLSAAVTEAFVRLHEEGVIYRSTRLVNWSCTLNSAISDIEVDKKELTGRTLLSVPGYKEKVEFGVLVSFAYKVQGSDSDEEVVVATTRIETMLGDVAVAVHPKDPRYQHLKGKSVIHPFLSRSLPIVFDDFVDMEFGTGAVKITPAHDQNDYEVGQRHGLEAISIMDSRGALVNVPPPFLGLPRFEARKAVLAALKEQGLFRDIKDNPMVVPLCNRSKDVVEPLLRPQWYVRCGEMAQAASAAVTRGDLRILPEAHQRTWHAWMDNIRDWCISRQLWWGHRIPAYFITVNDPAVPPGEDPDGRYWVSGRSEAEALEKAAKEFGVSPDKISLQQDEDVLDTWFSSGLFPFSILGWPNQSEDLSVFYPGTLLETGHDILFFWVARMVMLGLKLTGRLPFREVYLHAIVRDAHGRKMSKSLGNVIDPLDVIHGVSLQGLHDQLLNSNLDPSEVEKAKEGQKADFPAGIPECGTDALRFGLCAYTSQGRDINLDVNRILGYRHFCNKLWNATKFALRGLGKGFVPSPTSEPGGHESLVDRWIRSRLTEAVRLSNQGFQAYDFPAITTAQYSFWLYELCDVYLECLKPVLNGVDQVASECARQTLYTCLDVGLRLLSPFMPFVTEELFQRLPRRTPQAPPSLCITPYPEPSECSWKDPEAEAAMELALSITRAVRSLRADYNLTRIWPDCFLEVTDEATGALASAVSGYVQALASAGVVAVLALGAPAPHGCAVAVASDRCSVHLQLQGLVDPARELGKLQAKRGEAQRQAQRLRERRAASGYPVKVPLKVQEADEAKLQQTEAELRKVDEAIALFQKML
- the VARS1 gene encoding valine--tRNA ligase isoform X2, which gives rise to MSILYVSPHPDAFPSLRALIAARYGEAGEGPGWGGAHPRICLQPPPTSRTPFPPPRLPALEQGPGGLWVWGATAVAQLLWPAGLGGPGGSRAAVLVQQWVSYSDTELIPAACGATLPALGLRSSAQDPQAALGALGRALSPLEEWLRLHTYLAGEAPTLADLAAVTALLLPFRYVLDPSARRVWGNVTRWFTTCVQQPEFRAVLGEVVLYSGARPPSQQPGPEVPAPTKTAAQLKKEAKKREKLEKFQQKQKIQQQQPPPGEKKPKPEKREKRDPGVITYDLPTPPGEKKDVSGTMPDSYSPQYVEAAWYPWWEQQGFFKPEYGRSSVSAPNPRGIFMMCIPPPNVTGSLHLGHALTNAIQDSLTRWHRMRGETTLWNPGCDHAGIATQVVVEKKLWREQGLSRHQLGREAFLREVWKWKEEKGDRIYHQLKKLGSSLDWNRACFTMDPKLSAAVTEAFVRLHEEGVIYRSTRLVNWSCTLNSAISDIEVDKKELTGRTLLSVPGYKEKVEFGVLVSFAYKVQGSDSDEEVVVATTRIETMLGDVAVAVHPKDPRYQHLKGKSVIHPFLSRSLPIVFDDFVDMEFGTGAVKITPAHDQNDYEVGQRHGLEAISIMDSRGALVNVPPPFLGLPRFEARKAVLAALKEQGLFRDIKDNPMVVPLCNRSKDVVEPLLRPQWYVRCGEMAQAASAAVTRGDLRILPEAHQRTWHAWMDNIRDWCISRQLWWGHRIPAYFITVNDPAVPPGEDPDGRYWVSGRSEAEALEKAAKEFGVSPDKISLQQDEDVLDTWFSSGLFPFSILGWPNQSEDLSVFYPGTLLETGHDILFFWVARMVMLGLKLTGRLPFREVYLHAIVRDAHGRKMSKSLGNVIDPLDVIHGVSLQGLHDQLLNSNLDPSEVEKAKEGQKADFPAGIPECGTDALRFGLCAYTSQGRDINLDVNRILGYRHFCNKLWNATKFALRGLGKGFVPSPTSEPGGHESLVDRWIRSRLTEAVRLSNQGFQAYDFPAITTAQYSFWLYELCDVYLECLKPVLNGVDQVASECARQTLYTCLDVGLRLLSPFMPFVTEELFQRLPRRTPQAPPSLCITPYPEPSECSWKDPEAEAAMELALSITRAVRSLRADYNLTRIWPDCFLEVTDEATGALASAVSGYVQALASAGVVAVLALGAPAPHGCAVAVASDRCSVHLQLQGLVDPARELGKLQAKRGEAQRQAQRLRERRAASGYPVKVPLKVQEADEAKLQQTEAELRKVDEAIALFQKML